A stretch of Microbacterium caowuchunii DNA encodes these proteins:
- a CDS encoding sugar ABC transporter ATP-binding protein, which yields MSIPTYVDAPASVPFIAPLLEVRGITKHFDGVQALRGVDLEVRPGEIHALLGENGAGKSTLIKIITGLYRQDQGEVLMAGEAVDFPNVRAAHRAGLVALYQELSIVPTISVAENIVLGAEVPAMLGVVRWKELRRHAQALLDRLGQHINLRRLAGGLSPVQQTMVAVARALSIDAKVLILDEPTAALTDTEIEGLFAVLRSLRDEGVAIVYISHRLEEVFALCDRLTVMRNGRTIVTKNVSDSSIDDVISTMVGREQNELYPQRGMGGGEVVLSVDGLSGRRVSDVSFQVRAGEVVGVGGLAGSGRSELLRLLAGAQKNSAGIVEVDGTAVVGRGVGRALDAGIALVPEERRAQGVILSAPIAENIALANLKSVSPGGIVSQRRIVQLAKRALADLRIKARSVRQPVGQLSGGNQQKVVLAKMLARNPKVLLMDEPTRGIDVGTKAEIYRLIRELAAKGTAVVAVSSELPELIGLSDRILVMHEGHISGEVDADGADDELILTYAYGRDA from the coding sequence ATGAGCATTCCTACTTATGTAGACGCCCCCGCTTCGGTGCCGTTCATCGCGCCGCTCCTTGAGGTGCGCGGTATCACGAAGCACTTCGACGGTGTCCAGGCGTTGCGCGGTGTCGACCTGGAGGTGCGGCCCGGAGAGATCCATGCCCTTCTCGGGGAGAACGGCGCGGGCAAGTCGACGCTCATCAAGATCATCACCGGGCTGTATCGGCAGGATCAGGGCGAGGTGCTGATGGCCGGCGAAGCCGTCGACTTCCCCAATGTGCGCGCCGCGCACCGCGCCGGTCTCGTCGCGCTCTACCAGGAACTCTCGATCGTGCCGACGATCAGCGTTGCGGAGAACATCGTGCTGGGCGCGGAGGTGCCGGCGATGCTCGGGGTCGTGCGGTGGAAAGAACTTCGCAGGCACGCACAGGCCCTACTGGACCGCCTGGGCCAGCACATCAATCTGCGTCGCCTCGCCGGCGGGCTCTCGCCCGTCCAGCAGACGATGGTCGCGGTCGCCCGCGCCTTGTCGATCGATGCCAAGGTGCTGATCCTGGACGAGCCGACCGCGGCTCTCACCGACACCGAGATCGAGGGACTCTTCGCGGTCCTGCGGAGTCTGCGCGATGAGGGCGTCGCCATCGTCTATATCTCGCACCGCCTCGAAGAGGTGTTCGCCCTGTGTGACCGGCTCACCGTGATGCGCAACGGCCGCACCATCGTGACCAAGAATGTGTCCGACTCGTCGATCGACGACGTCATCTCGACGATGGTCGGTCGCGAGCAGAACGAGCTGTACCCTCAGCGCGGCATGGGCGGAGGCGAGGTCGTGCTGTCGGTCGACGGGCTCTCCGGTCGGCGTGTCAGCGACGTGTCATTCCAGGTGCGGGCGGGCGAGGTCGTCGGCGTCGGAGGTCTCGCGGGATCGGGCCGAAGTGAGCTGCTCCGTCTCCTCGCCGGAGCGCAGAAGAACTCGGCGGGCATCGTGGAGGTCGACGGAACCGCGGTGGTCGGCCGCGGAGTCGGTCGCGCCCTGGACGCGGGCATCGCCCTCGTTCCCGAGGAGCGCCGGGCGCAGGGCGTGATCCTCTCGGCACCGATCGCCGAGAACATCGCGCTCGCGAACCTGAAGTCGGTCAGCCCCGGAGGCATTGTGTCTCAACGACGCATCGTGCAGTTGGCCAAGCGGGCGCTCGCGGACCTGCGAATCAAGGCCAGAAGCGTCCGACAGCCCGTCGGGCAGCTCTCCGGCGGAAATCAGCAGAAGGTCGTGCTGGCGAAAATGCTCGCACGGAACCCGAAAGTGCTGCTCATGGATGAACCCACTCGGGGAATCGATGTGGGTACGAAGGCGGAGATCTACCGCCTGATCCGCGAACTCGCCGCAAAGGGAACCGCGGTCGTTGCCGTCTCGAGCGAACTGCCCGAACTCATCGGGCTTTCGGATCGGATTCTCGTGATGCACGAGGGCCACATCTCCGGCGAAGTCGACGCAGACGGCGCCGACGATGAGCTCATCCTCACGTACGCATATGGAAGGGACGCCTGA
- a CDS encoding zinc-dependent alcohol dehydrogenase: protein MRTVAVTRIGSLRDPDDTTRGRVGVVDFPEPPLGVEDVRIRVAYSAICGSDPHLAEGFFGTDVPIGLGHELSGIVEALGERAHRNGLRIGDRVAGNFLRFCGTCRPCQEGRQQFCEHIQDYNRPGMAETVTWHESQVYRLPDDVSLLKGCLLEPTSVAVRIADKTRMRVGDRVAICGGGPIGQLALQVMKMHGATSLTMIEPIAERRAMARRHGAEFVIDPAEEDQSALADEITGGRGFDVVIDASGSTRAVRGLLDIAARGGTVVYGAMYPEDFEMPLNLSDFLYLKELTLTGVFVSPYAFPRALQILPHLDVDELTAAVFPLEDAEEAFAAHVSGRHPKVVLRCNQIDEEVRR from the coding sequence ATGAGAACGGTAGCGGTCACCAGGATCGGGAGTCTGCGCGACCCCGACGACACCACACGCGGGCGGGTCGGCGTCGTCGACTTCCCCGAACCTCCACTCGGGGTCGAGGACGTCCGCATCCGGGTGGCGTACTCCGCCATCTGCGGGTCGGATCCGCACCTCGCGGAGGGGTTCTTCGGAACCGACGTCCCGATCGGCCTCGGGCACGAGCTCTCCGGGATCGTGGAGGCGCTCGGCGAGCGGGCGCACCGGAACGGCCTGCGGATCGGGGACCGGGTCGCGGGGAACTTCCTGCGCTTCTGCGGCACCTGTCGTCCGTGCCAGGAGGGCCGGCAGCAGTTCTGCGAGCACATCCAGGACTACAACCGGCCCGGCATGGCCGAGACGGTCACCTGGCACGAGTCGCAGGTCTACCGGCTGCCGGACGACGTCAGCCTGCTGAAGGGGTGCCTGTTGGAACCGACCTCGGTCGCCGTCCGGATCGCGGACAAGACCCGGATGAGGGTCGGCGATCGCGTCGCGATCTGCGGTGGCGGACCCATCGGGCAGCTCGCGCTCCAGGTCATGAAGATGCACGGGGCGACATCGCTGACGATGATCGAGCCGATCGCCGAACGTCGGGCCATGGCGCGGCGGCACGGGGCGGAGTTCGTGATCGACCCCGCCGAGGAGGACCAGTCCGCGCTGGCCGACGAGATCACCGGCGGGCGGGGATTCGACGTGGTGATCGACGCCTCCGGATCCACCCGCGCGGTCCGGGGACTGCTCGACATCGCCGCGCGCGGGGGGACCGTGGTCTACGGGGCGATGTACCCCGAGGACTTCGAGATGCCGCTCAACCTCTCGGACTTCCTCTACCTCAAGGAACTCACGCTCACCGGCGTCTTCGTGTCGCCCTATGCGTTCCCCCGGGCCCTGCAGATCCTGCCGCACCTCGACGTGGACGAGCTCACCGCAGCCGTGTTCCCGCTCGAGGATGCGGAGGAGGCCTTCGCCGCCCATGTCAGCGGGCGCCACCCCAAGGTGGTCCTCCGGTGCAATCAGATCGATGAGGAGGTCCGGCGATGA
- a CDS encoding transketolase family protein: MPVTFTFGEMLSARSVIGSTLAELGAEHENLWVLTPDIGATLVEFRDAYPDRFLDVGLAEQACVGIAAGLAYDGNIPVVSGMLPFLSMRALEQIRTDVCYPNLPVKIIGTHGGLVGNGGSTHYAVEDLALMCALTNMTVTSIGDPLMVGEILRQSMAMTGPLYIRLAVGKKDKVLYEPGEHDIRIGKGIVAREGTDATIFTHGTTVAQALDAADALAKDGRSVRVVDMFTLKPIDEELVVRCAQETDGRFVVLEDHLAYGGLATRIADVVADKGVHLTAFERLGIPQVYAGFGDDEELRDKHGYGLDATIAAVRRIIAAH; the protein is encoded by the coding sequence ATGCCCGTCACATTCACCTTCGGAGAGATGCTCTCGGCGCGCTCCGTGATCGGCTCCACCCTGGCGGAGCTCGGCGCCGAGCATGAGAACCTGTGGGTGCTGACCCCGGACATCGGGGCGACCCTGGTCGAGTTCCGCGACGCCTATCCGGACCGCTTCCTCGACGTGGGGCTCGCGGAACAGGCCTGCGTCGGCATCGCCGCCGGCCTCGCCTACGACGGGAACATCCCGGTCGTCTCGGGGATGCTCCCCTTCCTCAGCATGCGCGCGCTCGAACAGATCCGCACCGACGTCTGCTACCCCAACCTGCCGGTGAAGATCATCGGCACCCACGGGGGGCTCGTCGGCAACGGCGGCTCGACCCACTACGCCGTCGAGGACCTCGCCCTCATGTGCGCGCTGACGAACATGACGGTCACCTCGATCGGCGACCCGCTGATGGTCGGGGAGATCCTGCGGCAGTCCATGGCGATGACGGGGCCGCTCTACATCCGCCTCGCGGTGGGCAAGAAGGACAAGGTGCTCTACGAGCCGGGGGAGCACGACATCCGGATCGGCAAGGGCATCGTCGCCCGGGAGGGGACCGACGCGACGATCTTCACGCATGGGACGACGGTCGCCCAGGCCCTGGATGCCGCGGACGCGCTCGCGAAGGATGGCAGGTCGGTGCGGGTCGTGGACATGTTCACGCTCAAGCCGATCGATGAGGAGCTCGTCGTGCGGTGCGCGCAGGAGACCGACGGACGGTTCGTCGTGCTGGAGGACCACCTCGCCTACGGCGGTCTCGCCACCCGGATCGCCGACGTCGTCGCCGACAAGGGTGTTCACCTCACGGCGTTCGAACGCCTCGGCATCCCGCAGGTCTACGCCGGCTTCGGGGACGACGAGGAGTTGCGCGACAAGCACGGCTACGGCCTCGACGCGACGATCGCCGCGGTCCGCCGGATCATCGCCGCCCACTGA
- a CDS encoding transketolase, whose translation MSTHTLDTGKMHSVEELEELAFELRTKLLQLCGTYEGAVHIGGDLSAADIFTALFEYGLRVDPTDIANPARDRFVLSKGHAAVCMYIAMAIRGFFSYDGIAETYGQLDSAYGMHPCKVQLPGVECSTGSLGHGLPLAVGMALGARHRGEGHRVVCLLGDGETGEGSVWEAAMAARSNELGNLVAFVDRNRQLMTSFAEERVVFEPYPDKWRAFGWNVVQADGHDMAQLVAAIDALPPADSDRPTVVICDTVKGKGVDFMEANLAWHAGSLGAADLERAMAALAASREKETV comes from the coding sequence ATGAGTACGCACACCCTGGACACGGGGAAGATGCACAGCGTCGAGGAGCTCGAGGAGCTCGCGTTCGAACTGCGCACCAAACTGCTGCAGCTCTGCGGCACGTACGAGGGAGCCGTCCACATCGGCGGGGACCTCTCCGCCGCCGACATCTTCACCGCACTGTTCGAGTACGGGCTGCGGGTCGACCCCACCGACATCGCCAACCCGGCGCGCGACCGGTTCGTGCTGAGCAAGGGCCACGCGGCCGTCTGCATGTACATCGCGATGGCGATCCGCGGGTTCTTCTCCTATGACGGGATCGCCGAGACCTACGGGCAGCTGGACAGCGCCTACGGCATGCACCCGTGCAAGGTGCAGCTGCCGGGGGTGGAGTGCTCCACCGGTTCGCTCGGGCACGGTCTGCCGCTGGCGGTGGGGATGGCGCTCGGCGCCCGCCACCGCGGCGAGGGGCACCGCGTCGTCTGCCTGCTCGGCGACGGCGAGACGGGCGAGGGGTCGGTCTGGGAAGCGGCCATGGCGGCGCGCAGCAACGAGCTCGGGAATCTCGTCGCCTTCGTCGACCGCAACCGCCAGCTCATGACGAGCTTCGCTGAGGAGCGGGTCGTGTTCGAGCCGTATCCCGACAAGTGGCGGGCATTCGGCTGGAACGTCGTGCAGGCCGACGGTCACGACATGGCGCAGCTGGTCGCCGCCATCGACGCGCTCCCGCCGGCCGACAGCGACCGGCCCACGGTCGTCATCTGCGACACCGTCAAGGGCAAGGGCGTCGATTTCATGGAGGCGAACCTCGCTTGGCATGCCGGATCCCTCGGCGCTGCCGACCTGGAACGAGCCATGGCCGCACTGGCGGCCTCGCGCGAGAAGGAGACCGTCTGA
- a CDS encoding aldehyde dehydrogenase family protein: MTTAGPRTGLYIGGQERFTEDTLAVADPAKPGMIVGHAAAASAGDVADAVAAAKSAYPAWTAMGATERAKLMAEAIAGIADDRDEDAAILSQENGKVRFEAWVDALVFEIRWNLALMLADDVDATKTLPVVPGAIPVSTEVAYQSLGVVTVIVPFNWPIAILGAALPHALLAGNTAIVKPPPSAPLATTRVVQRIAEKLPPGVLNVITGRDENMSGLIQNTDVAKVCFTGSVNGGKRMMEMASKTLTRVTLELGGNDAAIFLEDAIIDDEHLDRLYAAIYDTTGQICMNAKRVFVHRSRLDEVVAGLTARLEKVVIGYGLDEGTTMGPLHQPAQKAFVEEIISEAKEAGADVREFGELPGGDLAGGNFLRPAIVVDPPLELRVVTQEQFGPVIPLIPFDSEEEAIRLANDTWAGLCGSVWTADPAAAHRVGSRLECGYVWVNDHGATRLDLRAPFGGMKQSGFGREQGIEGVRAFQDSRSIATIDPEALAGMAH; this comes from the coding sequence ATGACCACGGCCGGCCCGCGTACGGGCCTGTACATCGGGGGGCAGGAGCGGTTCACCGAAGACACGCTCGCCGTCGCCGACCCCGCCAAGCCCGGGATGATCGTCGGCCACGCCGCCGCCGCATCCGCCGGGGACGTCGCGGATGCCGTCGCCGCGGCGAAGTCCGCCTACCCGGCCTGGACCGCGATGGGCGCCACCGAACGCGCGAAGCTCATGGCGGAGGCGATCGCCGGGATAGCGGACGACCGCGACGAGGATGCCGCCATCCTCTCCCAGGAGAACGGCAAGGTGCGGTTCGAGGCCTGGGTCGACGCCCTCGTCTTCGAGATCCGCTGGAACCTCGCCCTCATGCTGGCCGACGACGTCGACGCGACGAAGACGCTCCCGGTCGTCCCGGGCGCCATCCCCGTCTCCACCGAGGTCGCCTACCAGTCGCTCGGCGTCGTGACCGTGATCGTGCCCTTCAACTGGCCGATCGCCATCCTCGGCGCCGCCCTTCCGCATGCTCTGCTGGCCGGGAACACCGCGATCGTGAAGCCGCCGCCCTCGGCACCGCTCGCCACGACCCGCGTCGTGCAGCGCATCGCCGAGAAGCTGCCGCCGGGAGTGCTGAACGTCATCACCGGGCGGGACGAGAACATGTCCGGCCTCATCCAGAACACGGATGTGGCGAAGGTCTGCTTCACGGGTTCGGTCAACGGCGGCAAGCGCATGATGGAGATGGCCTCGAAGACGCTCACCCGGGTGACGCTGGAGCTCGGCGGGAACGACGCGGCGATCTTCCTCGAGGACGCGATCATCGACGACGAGCACCTCGACCGGCTGTACGCGGCGATCTACGACACGACCGGGCAGATCTGCATGAACGCCAAGCGCGTCTTCGTGCACCGGTCGCGACTGGACGAGGTCGTCGCCGGGCTCACCGCCCGCCTCGAGAAGGTCGTCATCGGATACGGCCTCGACGAGGGGACGACGATGGGCCCGCTGCACCAGCCGGCACAGAAGGCGTTCGTCGAGGAGATCATCTCCGAGGCGAAGGAGGCCGGAGCGGACGTCCGCGAGTTCGGCGAACTCCCCGGCGGGGACCTCGCCGGAGGCAACTTCCTCCGTCCGGCCATCGTCGTGGACCCGCCGCTGGAACTGCGCGTGGTCACCCAGGAGCAGTTCGGCCCGGTGATCCCGCTCATCCCGTTCGACAGCGAGGAGGAGGCCATCCGCCTCGCCAACGACACCTGGGCAGGGCTCTGCGGATCGGTGTGGACCGCCGACCCCGCGGCCGCGCACCGGGTCGGCAGCCGGCTGGAATGCGGGTACGTCTGGGTGAACGACCACGGCGCCACGCGTCTGGACCTGCGCGCCCCGTTCGGCGGCATGAAGCAGTCCGGGTTCGGCCGCGAACAGGGCATCGAGGGCGTCCGCGCGTTCCAGGACAGCCGCTCCATCGCCACGATCGATCCGGAGGCGCTGGCCGGAATGGCGCACTGA
- a CDS encoding MarR family winged helix-turn-helix transcriptional regulator translates to MSHSDPPRRHHNGFDDLVTEPLDEIIDPENFTPRLLALLSNALVWRESHELRRRFGLGTNDWRVISALAMWPGASASEVSEFIAVNKAVVSKSVTVLAARHLIVLADGPRGSRPLYLTAAGAQMHDDMLPISMSGQEIILAGMTAQQTADMNAWLREMIEKVRDAALPEPVGAATTTSSVGV, encoded by the coding sequence ATGTCGCACAGTGACCCGCCGCGCAGGCACCACAACGGGTTCGATGACCTCGTCACCGAACCGCTGGACGAGATCATCGATCCGGAGAACTTCACCCCGCGCCTGCTGGCGCTCCTGTCGAACGCCCTGGTATGGCGGGAGTCGCACGAGCTGCGCCGGCGCTTCGGGCTCGGCACCAACGACTGGCGGGTGATCTCCGCGCTCGCGATGTGGCCGGGGGCGTCCGCCTCCGAGGTGTCCGAGTTCATCGCGGTGAACAAGGCCGTCGTCTCCAAGAGCGTCACGGTGCTCGCCGCTCGCCACCTCATCGTGCTGGCAGACGGGCCGCGCGGTTCACGGCCGCTGTACCTCACGGCCGCCGGCGCGCAGATGCACGACGACATGCTGCCGATCTCGATGAGCGGGCAGGAGATCATCCTGGCCGGCATGACCGCGCAGCAGACCGCGGACATGAACGCGTGGTTGCGCGAGATGATCGAGAAGGTCCGGGACGCGGCCCTCCCCGAGCCGGTGGGAGCCGCGACGACGACGTCGTCCGTCGGCGTCTGA
- a CDS encoding methylenetetrahydrofolate reductase — MAHTSPAANDAASLRLVDDYSLEMTGKDIPGLEQARATIPAGTKINVTFLGNEDLDMRVAASKAVKDMGFIPVPHISARRLSSQGQLEEFLGRLQEVGATEHVFAVGGDPAEPEGPYPDSLSVIRSGILQKYGVKEVSIAGYPEGHPDIPNDVLWRHLEDKSAALKDAGLDAVILTQFAFDTDPVTTWIQGVRDRGIETEIRIGTPGPAGVKRLIGFARRFGVGANAMIVKKYGFSLTNLMGTAGPDRFVTDLAALLAQNPSSGDVKLHFYTFGGLLATSQWARDYVAARS; from the coding sequence GTGGCTCACACTTCACCCGCAGCAAACGATGCCGCCTCACTTCGTCTCGTCGACGACTACTCGCTGGAGATGACCGGCAAGGACATCCCCGGCCTGGAGCAGGCGCGCGCGACCATCCCGGCCGGCACCAAGATCAACGTCACCTTCCTCGGCAACGAGGACCTCGACATGCGCGTCGCGGCGTCCAAAGCCGTCAAGGACATGGGATTCATCCCGGTCCCGCACATCTCCGCCCGGCGCCTGTCCTCCCAGGGGCAGCTCGAGGAGTTCCTCGGACGCCTCCAGGAGGTCGGCGCGACCGAGCACGTGTTCGCCGTCGGCGGCGACCCGGCCGAGCCGGAGGGCCCCTACCCGGACTCCCTGTCGGTGATCCGCTCGGGCATCCTGCAGAAGTACGGCGTCAAGGAGGTGTCCATCGCCGGCTACCCGGAGGGACACCCCGACATCCCGAACGACGTCCTGTGGCGCCACCTCGAGGACAAGTCGGCCGCCCTGAAGGATGCGGGACTGGATGCGGTCATCCTCACCCAGTTCGCCTTCGACACCGACCCGGTCACGACCTGGATCCAGGGCGTGCGCGACCGCGGCATCGAGACCGAGATCCGCATCGGCACCCCGGGACCGGCCGGCGTCAAGCGCCTGATCGGATTCGCCCGCCGCTTCGGCGTCGGCGCGAACGCGATGATCGTGAAGAAGTACGGGTTCTCGCTCACGAACCTCATGGGCACCGCGGGTCCGGACCGCTTCGTCACCGACCTGGCGGCCCTGCTTGCGCAGAACCCCTCCTCCGGGGATGTCAAACTGCATTTCTACACGTTCGGCGGGCTGCTCGCGACCTCTCAGTGGGCGCGGGACTACGTCGCCGCCCGATCCTGA
- the purU gene encoding formyltetrahydrofolate deformylase: MTLHSNALRDHACLIVHGPDQPGLVAAVTGLITRNKANIVTLDQYSDNPEGGAFFQRVLFHRPDLSAAMPELEADLEKTLGPYGMTWQLTDQSVPKRMAILASTSDHCLLELLWRHRRGELNVTIPMVISNHTNTAEDVRSFGIPFFHVPSQGPDKSAAEAEIVKLLAGNVDFVVLARYMQILSDDFLTNVGVPVINIHHSFLPAFIGAGPYKKAKERGVKLIGATSHYVTKDLDEGPIIEQDVARVTHAMSAGDLQARGAYVERAVLSRAVQWHAEDRVIRHGNQTIVFT, encoded by the coding sequence ATGACGCTGCATTCGAACGCCCTGCGCGACCACGCCTGCCTCATCGTGCACGGTCCGGACCAGCCCGGGCTGGTGGCCGCGGTGACGGGTCTGATCACCCGCAACAAGGCCAACATCGTCACGCTGGATCAGTACTCCGACAACCCCGAGGGCGGCGCCTTCTTCCAGCGCGTCCTCTTCCACCGCCCGGACCTGTCCGCGGCGATGCCGGAGCTGGAGGCGGACCTGGAGAAGACCCTCGGCCCCTACGGCATGACCTGGCAGCTGACCGACCAGTCCGTGCCCAAGCGGATGGCGATCCTCGCCTCCACGAGCGACCACTGCCTGCTCGAGCTGCTCTGGCGGCACCGTCGCGGTGAGCTGAACGTCACCATCCCGATGGTGATCTCCAACCACACCAACACGGCGGAGGACGTGCGCTCCTTCGGCATCCCGTTCTTCCACGTGCCCTCGCAGGGACCGGACAAGTCCGCGGCGGAGGCGGAGATCGTGAAGCTGCTCGCCGGGAACGTGGACTTCGTCGTCCTCGCCCGGTACATGCAGATCCTCTCCGACGACTTCCTCACGAACGTGGGCGTCCCGGTGATCAACATCCACCACTCGTTCCTCCCCGCCTTCATCGGCGCCGGCCCCTACAAGAAGGCCAAGGAGCGCGGTGTGAAGCTGATCGGCGCCACGTCGCACTACGTGACGAAGGACCTCGACGAGGGTCCGATCATCGAGCAGGACGTCGCGCGCGTCACCCACGCCATGAGCGCGGGGGACCTGCAGGCCCGGGGAGCGTACGTCGAACGTGCCGTGCTGTCCCGCGCCGTCCAGTGGCACGCCGAGGACCGGGTCATCCGGCACGGCAACCAGACCATCGTCTTCACCTGA
- the ligM gene encoding vanillate/3-O-methylgallate O-demethylase, which yields MANNLQEMLDGANPVEMLRNSQIGSYIYPVVPADFQNWIKEQQAWRKTAVLYDQSHHMDNVFLKGSDAIKLISDTAINSVANFAVNKAKQYVPTTASGHVIGDGILFREAEDEYVYVGRAPASNWLLFHGETGGYQNLDISVDRRSPSRPYGHAVSRQYYRFQIQGPNAWAVIEKLNGGPLEKIGFFNMSTMQIAGKEVRTLRHGMAGAPGLEIWGPYEDHDLIRDAIVEAGAEFGLVPVGSRAYPSNTLESGWIPSPLPAIYTGEAERAYREWLGTDSYEATGTLAGSFVSDNIEDYYMTPWELGYGSFVKFDHDFIGRDALEKMDKDAQRKKVTLAWNAEDLAKVWGSLLNVDGPNYKFFDLPLANYGSANYDSIVDADGTNVGFSMFTGYSANEKRGLSLGVVDQNVPEGTELKVVWGEPNGGTSKASVEPHEQTEVRVVVSPVPYSTVARQTYQGGWRTGYDKA from the coding sequence GTGGCTAACAACCTTCAGGAAATGCTCGACGGGGCCAACCCCGTCGAGATGCTGCGCAACTCGCAGATCGGCTCCTACATCTACCCCGTCGTGCCGGCGGACTTCCAGAACTGGATCAAGGAGCAGCAGGCGTGGCGCAAGACCGCGGTCCTGTACGACCAGTCCCACCACATGGACAACGTGTTCCTCAAGGGCTCGGACGCGATCAAGCTGATCAGCGACACCGCGATCAACTCGGTCGCCAACTTCGCCGTGAACAAGGCGAAGCAGTACGTGCCGACCACCGCATCCGGTCACGTGATCGGCGACGGCATCCTCTTCCGCGAGGCGGAGGACGAGTACGTGTACGTCGGCCGTGCGCCCGCATCCAACTGGCTGCTGTTCCACGGTGAGACCGGCGGATACCAGAACCTCGACATCTCCGTCGACCGTCGCTCGCCCTCGCGCCCGTACGGCCACGCGGTGAGCCGTCAGTACTACCGCTTCCAGATCCAGGGCCCGAACGCCTGGGCCGTCATCGAGAAGCTCAACGGCGGACCGCTCGAGAAGATCGGCTTCTTCAACATGTCGACGATGCAGATCGCCGGCAAGGAGGTCCGCACGCTCCGCCACGGTATGGCCGGCGCCCCGGGCCTGGAGATCTGGGGTCCGTACGAGGACCACGACCTCATCCGCGACGCGATCGTCGAGGCGGGCGCCGAGTTCGGCCTCGTCCCCGTCGGTTCCCGCGCGTACCCGTCGAACACGCTCGAGTCGGGCTGGATCCCGTCGCCGCTGCCCGCCATCTACACCGGCGAGGCGGAGCGCGCCTACCGCGAGTGGCTCGGCACCGACAGCTACGAGGCCACCGGTACCCTCGCCGGCTCGTTCGTCTCCGACAACATCGAGGACTACTACATGACCCCGTGGGAGCTCGGCTACGGCTCCTTCGTGAAGTTCGACCACGACTTCATCGGCCGCGACGCCCTCGAGAAGATGGACAAGGACGCGCAGCGCAAGAAGGTCACGCTGGCCTGGAACGCCGAGGACCTCGCGAAGGTCTGGGGTTCGCTGCTGAACGTCGACGGCCCGAACTACAAGTTCTTCGACCTGCCGCTGGCGAACTACGGTTCGGCGAACTACGACTCGATCGTGGACGCGGACGGCACGAACGTCGGGTTCTCGATGTTCACCGGCTACAGCGCGAACGAGAAGCGCGGCCTCTCGCTCGGCGTCGTGGACCAGAACGTCCCCGAGGGCACCGAGCTCAAGGTCGTCTGGGGCGAGCCGAACGGCGGCACGTCGAAGGCGTCCGTGGAGCCGCACGAGCAGACCGAGGTCCGCGTCGTCGTGAGCCCCGTCCCGTACTCGACGGTCGCCCGTCAGACGTACCAGGGCGGCTGGCGCACCGGCTACGACAAGGCCTGA
- a CDS encoding PadR family transcriptional regulator, translating to MSLRYALLALVRVGPQSGYDLQKQFAVSVGHVWHAPDSQIYPELRKMESEGLIRGEEQARGERGTRRMYHMTPAGEQAFLDWMASPPDYQRVRDPAHLRAAYLEAATPDQARAFLRAHIAQWEGELEQWEGELRRIDAVDNPMLMRRLAVTADEDRERTIAYKRFAYEGLVERARGEIHWARHGLELVDRLDATEETT from the coding sequence ATGAGCCTGCGATACGCCCTGCTCGCGCTCGTGCGCGTGGGCCCGCAATCCGGCTACGACCTGCAGAAGCAGTTCGCGGTGTCGGTGGGCCACGTCTGGCACGCACCCGACTCGCAGATCTACCCCGAGCTGCGGAAGATGGAGAGCGAGGGGCTCATCCGTGGCGAGGAGCAGGCGCGGGGCGAACGCGGCACCCGGCGGATGTACCACATGACCCCGGCCGGCGAGCAGGCGTTCCTCGACTGGATGGCCTCTCCCCCCGACTACCAGCGCGTGCGCGATCCTGCGCACCTGCGCGCCGCCTACCTCGAGGCGGCCACCCCCGACCAGGCGCGCGCCTTCCTGCGCGCGCACATCGCCCAGTGGGAGGGCGAACTCGAGCAGTGGGAGGGTGAGCTCCGCCGCATCGACGCGGTGGACAACCCGATGCTCATGCGCCGCCTCGCCGTCACCGCCGACGAGGACCGCGAGCGCACCATCGCCTACAAGCGGTTCGCCTACGAGGGACTCGTGGAGCGCGCCCGAGGCGAGATCCACTGGGCCCGGCACGGGCTCGAGCTCGTCGACCGACTCGACGCCACTGAGGAGACGACATGA